In candidate division WOR-3 bacterium, one DNA window encodes the following:
- a CDS encoding 2-oxoacid:acceptor oxidoreductase family protein yields MGTTLEIRFSGYGGQGVIKSGYIVGKAASIFDNKHATMTQSFGPEARGSACSAQLIVSEDRILYPYLTKPQILVAMSREAYEKFEPELDENGILIVDEDLVKPKPPRGQIKIFSVPATRIAEQLGNRIVANIVMLGFFTAVTNVVSYQAMKDAIPGSVPDKALPLNLKAFEEGYKYGRQLLEKS; encoded by the coding sequence ATGGGAACAACACTTGAAATTCGTTTTTCGGGTTATGGTGGTCAGGGGGTGATAAAGAGTGGGTATATTGTTGGTAAGGCGGCATCAATATTTGATAACAAGCATGCGACAATGACTCAATCCTTTGGCCCTGAGGCAAGGGGGAGTGCCTGCAGTGCCCAACTTATTGTCTCTGAAGACCGAATCCTCTATCCATATCTTACAAAACCCCAGATACTTGTTGCAATGTCCCGAGAGGCGTATGAAAAATTTGAGCCGGAGTTAGATGAGAATGGAATTCTAATTGTTGATGAAGACCTCGTAAAACCTAAACCACCACGAGGACAGATTAAAATTTTTTCAGTCCCGGCAACGAGAATCGCGGAACAACTCGGCAATAGAATCGTTGCCAATATCGTGATGCTTGGATTCTTTACCGCAGTTACCAATGTGGTCAGTTATCAGGCAATGAAGGATGCAATTCCGGGCTCGGTTCCGGATAAGGCACTGCCTTTGAACTTAAAGGCGTTTGAAGAAGGATACAAATACGGTAGGCAGTTATTGGAAAAATCTTAA
- a CDS encoding SBBP repeat-containing protein, translating into MDKSDCIVSLLFPIFNLSSHFCLLPSILITFHFFLLTSPFLFSQTPEWVYQYVNPNFSEVPYAIAADSFGNSYTTGYVGLGNNGGVGIIKLDNQGNEKWFYWNDLGTAIIGRSIKVYNDKVYVGGYMDSLGYERIVVISIDTLGNERWIYKDTLYNSEGYAIMISQSHHIYVAGIKYPSPPDWVVLKLDSLGNLCWRYVYDGPAGSYDEASSIVIDGNENIYVGGYSTGLGTSTDFTIIKLDSAGREQWVYRYDGPASYRDEPKALALDSLGNLYITGWSWGIDWDFCVVKIDTSGQERWVYRYNGMANTGDLVYDMVLDDSGSVYVCGSSMDTDTIGLFTIIKVDSSGQERWCYKTSGSSGRGGIANSLVVDGLGGIYAGGFFRNISFRPQIAVVKLNTSGDTLWRYIHPHIPPSPWADVVHDVVVDINGNVYVAGRICVSAWNDDIVVMKFAAPQGEVKEVVDNETIKSSFGATIFKGGIEFIPQEDCGLRVYDVLGRMVVNKALQSGRKEYIKLGSGVYFILIEERQNKKILKKVIIL; encoded by the coding sequence ATGGACAAATCAGATTGTATTGTCAGTCTTCTATTTCCCATCTTCAATCTTTCTTCTCACTTCTGTCTTCTGCCTTCTATTCTTATCACTTTTCACTTCTTCCTTCTCACTTCTCCCTTTTTGTTCTCCCAGACTCCGGAGTGGGTGTATCAGTATGTGAATCCGAATTTTTCAGAAGTTCCTTATGCGATTGCGGCAGATAGTTTTGGCAATAGTTATACTACTGGATATGTAGGTTTAGGTAATAACGGCGGTGTGGGAATTATTAAGTTGGATAATCAGGGTAATGAAAAGTGGTTTTATTGGAATGATTTGGGTACTGCGATAATTGGGCGTAGTATAAAGGTTTATAATGATAAAGTTTATGTTGGTGGGTATATGGATTCTTTGGGTTATGAGCGGATTGTTGTGATATCTATTGATACTTTAGGGAATGAGCGATGGATTTATAAGGATACATTGTATAACAGTGAGGGATATGCAATAATGATTAGTCAATCCCATCATATTTATGTGGCGGGGATAAAGTATCCGTCGCCGCCGGATTGGGTGGTATTAAAATTAGATTCATTAGGTAATTTGTGCTGGCGTTATGTTTATGATGGTCCGGCGGGTAGTTATGATGAGGCATCAAGTATTGTGATTGATGGGAATGAAAATATTTATGTTGGGGGCTATTCAACGGGTCTTGGCACATCTACTGATTTTACGATAATTAAACTTGATTCAGCAGGTCGGGAGCAGTGGGTCTATCGTTATGATGGGCCGGCGAGTTATCGGGATGAACCCAAGGCGCTTGCCCTTGATTCTTTGGGCAATCTTTACATAACGGGTTGGTCCTGGGGTATTGACTGGGATTTTTGTGTGGTAAAGATTGATACTTCGGGACAGGAAAGATGGGTTTACCGATACAATGGCATGGCAAATACCGGAGATTTGGTTTATGATATGGTTTTAGATGATTCGGGTAGTGTTTATGTGTGTGGTAGTTCAATGGATACTGATACGATTGGTTTGTTTACAATAATCAAAGTAGATTCAAGCGGTCAAGAAAGGTGGTGTTATAAGACTTCAGGTTCATCAGGCCGGGGTGGGATTGCTAATTCGCTGGTAGTTGATGGTTTAGGTGGTATCTATGCCGGTGGTTTTTTTCGTAATATATCTTTCAGACCGCAGATTGCGGTGGTGAAGTTAAATACTTCGGGTGATACATTGTGGAGATATATCCATCCTCATATCCCGCCTTCGCCCTGGGCGGATGTGGTTCATGATGTGGTTGTGGATATTAATGGTAATGTCTATGTTGCCGGCAGGATATGTGTAAGTGCCTGGAATGATGATATAGTGGTGATGAAGTTTGCTGCACCGCAGGGTGAGGTGAAAGAGGTGGTGGATAATGAAACAATAAAGTCAAGTTTTGGTGCTACAATTTTCAAGGGTGGGATAGAATTTATCCCGCAGGAAGATTGTGGGCTAAGGGTTTATGATGTGCTGGGCAGGATGGTAGTAAATAAGGCTCTTCAATCAGGTAGAAAAGAATACATCAAACTCGGCTCCGGTGTTTATTTTATACTGATTGAAGAGCGGCAAAATAAAAAAATATTAAAAAAGGTCATTATTTTGTAA
- a CDS encoding T9SS type A sorting domain-containing protein, translating to MQKRLPTIISSSAVWSLNPDLVYVPDGLIEGRMLITYAEGNERWLSRHPYLPLYRVCTYQSVLPLVPGGPQDKETMSFDSGNLSLEIYPNPFRNHCVIEFQIPNYSKLGGSQKPITSIKIFDISGRLVKQFNHLTNYQSSTLWDGDDDLGRKLPPGVYFIRLDAGDFIHIEKAVLLK from the coding sequence ATGCAGAAAAGATTGCCCACGATAATAAGTAGCAGTGCGGTATGGTCTTTGAATCCTGATTTAGTCTATGTCCCTGATGGTCTGATTGAGGGGCGTATGTTGATTACCTATGCTGAGGGTAACGAGCGTTGGCTTAGCCGGCATCCTTATTTGCCGTTATATCGTGTTTGCACTTATCAAAGTGTTTTACCATTGGTTCCAGGTGGACCGCAGGATAAAGAGACGATGTCTTTTGATTCAGGAAATCTTTCGCTTGAGATCTATCCCAATCCATTCCGGAATCACTGCGTGATTGAATTCCAAATCCCAAATTATTCAAAATTAGGCGGTAGCCAGAAGCCGATAACCAGTATAAAGATATTTGATATCAGTGGTCGCTTGGTAAAACAATTTAACCATTTAACTAATTACCAATCATCAACTCTTTGGGATGGTGATGATGATCTGGGTCGGAAACTTCCACCGGGTGTATATTTCATTAGGTTAGATGCGGGTGATTTTATCCATATAGAAAAGGCGGTATTGTTGAAATGA
- a CDS encoding ABC transporter permease yields the protein MNVIFAELRKSYKILLAYPIEIAFWIFSPLLWAIPLIFQGKALIGGLSSENFGAVAGTTEFIPYVLIGAIISTYMGSSVWSMGFAMRDETYYGTLEHILSAPVKPVYILLGKAIFNSLLATTYVIIQLGICVIIFGLQVTLYKIFPIVFFLILLIAGLYGIGFAAAGLTLLVKEAHGLLHLFEYVLFLFSPIRYPVEINPITRVVSIFIPLTYALIALRGLLLNIKFDFWKNSLILILIDLIIIPLGLYIFNWVDRYTRQKGTLAEY from the coding sequence ATGAATGTCATCTTTGCTGAATTAAGAAAGAGTTACAAAATCTTACTCGCCTATCCGATTGAGATTGCCTTCTGGATATTTTCACCACTTCTGTGGGCAATTCCTTTGATTTTTCAGGGAAAGGCATTGATTGGTGGTTTGAGCAGTGAAAACTTTGGGGCAGTTGCAGGTACAACCGAATTTATTCCCTATGTCTTAATCGGGGCGATAATCAGCACCTATATGGGTTCTTCGGTCTGGAGCATGGGATTTGCAATGCGGGATGAGACATATTATGGCACACTTGAACATATTTTGTCAGCGCCAGTAAAACCAGTTTACATTTTACTGGGCAAGGCAATATTCAATTCCCTTCTTGCTACAACTTATGTTATCATTCAACTGGGAATATGTGTGATAATCTTTGGTTTACAGGTGACACTTTATAAAATATTTCCAATTGTCTTCTTTTTGATTCTTTTGATTGCCGGTCTATATGGCATTGGCTTTGCTGCGGCTGGCTTGACCCTGCTCGTCAAAGAGGCACATGGTCTACTACATTTGTTTGAATATGTATTATTTTTATTTTCACCGATTCGTTATCCAGTGGAGATAAATCCGATAACCAGGGTGGTAAGCATATTCATTCCCCTTACCTATGCTCTCATTGCCTTACGCGGGCTTTTGCTAAATATTAAGTTTGATTTCTGGAAAAACAGCTTGATTCTCATCTTAATTGATTTGATAATCATTCCACTCGGTCTTTATATCTTCAACTGGGTGGATAGATATACAAGGCAGAAAGGAACTCTGGCGGAGTATTGA
- a CDS encoding ABC transporter permease, with product MANFFHYLRAINAENIKEWKIELKYLPDFIRLFFEPFVYLFPYFLYGFALLGGRNSEHLKSITGISDIFAYTFVGYLIMGFLNTACWAMGASLRKEQWYGTLETIFVAPVPRWVYVAGMALHSTLHQGLIMLIEALVVVFIFKIFFNISGMLPGLILLLLMISALYGLGILVAGLTIGLKQWWVISDAVSTLINIITPIAYPLAILPMFLQKIALFLPTTYGVMGIRHFLIGEHLTMSIPTIFVRLTIMLVIWISFGLGIFLLMDRYGRKKGALAIY from the coding sequence ATGGCCAATTTTTTCCATTATCTACGGGCGATCAATGCGGAGAATATTAAAGAATGGAAGATTGAATTGAAATATCTGCCTGATTTTATCCGGCTATTTTTTGAACCCTTTGTCTATCTTTTTCCATATTTTCTCTATGGATTTGCCCTGCTCGGTGGCCGTAACTCTGAACATTTGAAATCAATTACTGGTATCAGTGATATATTTGCTTATACATTCGTTGGTTATCTCATTATGGGATTTTTAAATACTGCATGCTGGGCAATGGGTGCGTCATTGAGAAAAGAACAGTGGTATGGGACTCTTGAGACGATTTTTGTTGCTCCAGTCCCACGTTGGGTATATGTTGCAGGCATGGCACTGCATTCAACATTACATCAGGGATTGATAATGCTCATTGAGGCTTTGGTTGTAGTATTTATTTTCAAGATATTTTTCAATATCAGTGGTATGCTTCCCGGGCTGATTTTATTACTCCTTATGATTTCTGCACTTTATGGACTTGGCATTCTGGTTGCAGGACTTACAATCGGTCTAAAACAATGGTGGGTAATAAGTGATGCGGTATCAACCCTGATAAATATAATTACACCGATTGCCTATCCACTTGCAATCTTGCCCATGTTTTTGCAGAAGATTGCCCTTTTTCTGCCCACAACCTATGGCGTGATGGGCATAAGACACTTCTTGATTGGCGAGCATCTCACAATGAGTATACCAACGATATTTGTACGCCTAACAATTATGCTCGTTATCTGGATAAGTTTTGGTTTAGGTATTTTCTTACTTATGGATAGATACGGCAGAAAAAAAGGCGCGCTTGCGATTTATTAA
- a CDS encoding T9SS type A sorting domain-containing protein, which translates to MKRQLVFDAIDGDDNEYPWYGRIYVSVNSGVPPIQVSSSFGAPDTECFYPTIATGGNYCAVLYCMSKNNSPDSLNRWDFYSVWSMDNGLTWGQPINCTQSLGISAGLPQIAKRIDTTRVRIYYVYCALMLTNADPFWAIWIGLPNDCPARLYLGASSFMGIEETRRQRDGGTKRLEVYPNPFTNHCMIHYALSTMHYAENGVASSQKSVVSMKIYNSAGQLVKQFNHLTNYQSPILWVGDDDSGHKVSSGVYFIHLKTSDGKIFLREKVIKPK; encoded by the coding sequence TTGAAACGACAGTTGGTCTTTGATGCAATTGACGGGGATGACAATGAGTATCCCTGGTATGGCAGGATTTATGTATCAGTAAATTCAGGTGTGCCCCCGATTCAAGTTTCATCAAGTTTTGGTGCGCCAGATACAGAGTGTTTTTATCCAACGATTGCTACTGGTGGGAATTATTGCGCGGTCTTATATTGTATGTCAAAAAACAATTCCCCTGATAGCTTAAACCGCTGGGATTTCTATTCAGTCTGGTCAATGGATAATGGATTAACCTGGGGACAACCAATAAACTGCACCCAATCCTTAGGAATTTCAGCTGGCTTGCCCCAGATTGCCAAAAGGATAGACACCACCAGGGTGCGTATTTATTATGTCTACTGCGCATTAATGCTCACTAATGCCGACCCATTTTGGGCAATCTGGATAGGCCTTCCCAATGATTGCCCAGCCCGTCTTTATTTGGGTGCAAGTTCATTTATGGGGATCGAAGAGACAAGGAGACAAAGAGACGGGGGGACAAAAAGACTTGAGGTCTATCCCAATCCATTCACGAATCACTGCATGATTCACTATGCATTAAGCACTATGCACTATGCAGAAAATGGAGTAGCCAGTAGTCAGAAGTCAGTAGTCAGTATGAAAATCTATAATTCCGCTGGGCAGTTGGTAAAACAATTTAACCATTTAACCAATTACCAATCACCAATTCTGTGGGTTGGCGATGACGATTCTGGTCATAAGGTTTCAAGTGGAGTCTATTTTATCCACTTAAAAACATCTGATGGGAAGATATTCTTAAGAGAAAAGGTTATTAAACCGAAGTAA